The DNA window TACCCTAACCCTTTTTTTGTAATGATTACATCTACTAAACCTATTTCCTCAAGTTTTATTCGTAATCTATTTACATTGACGGAAAGTGTATTATCATTAACGAATCTTTCATCGTCCCATAATTTTCTCATTAATTCATCGCGGGACACGATTTTATTTACAGATTGCAGCAATACTCTTAGTATAAACAACTCATTTTTTGTAAGTTCTATAGACTGGTTTCCTTTTGTAATATGGCTCCTCGAGAAATCAATAACCGAATTATTCCAGTGTGTAATATCCACACGCTCTTCACCATAATCATATGTTCTGCGAAAAGTAGCCTGCACTTTCGCAAGCAAAACATCCATATGAAAAGGTTTTTGTACAAAATCGTCCGCACCCATTTGCATTGCCATTACCATATCCATCGGGTGATCCCGAGAAGATAGGAATATAATTGGAACCTTGGAAACATGACGAATTTCTCTACACCAATGAAAGCCATCGAATGCCGGTAATTGTATATCAATAATAACAAGCTGTGGCTTTTCCTCAATAAATGTATTCATCACTTTTTGAAAGTTACTTGGACTGATTACGTCAAATGACCACTGGACAAACCTTTCTTTTATCATATCAAATATAGACTGATCA is part of the Psychrobacillus sp. FSL H8-0483 genome and encodes:
- a CDS encoding response regulator transcription factor encodes the protein MNPKILLIEDDQSIFDMIKERFVQWSFDVISPSNFQKVMNTFIEEKPQLVIIDIQLPAFDGFHWCREIRHVSKVPIIFLSSRDHPMDMVMAMQMGADDFVQKPFHMDVLLAKVQATFRRTYDYGEERVDITHWNNSVIDFSRSHITKGNQSIELTKNELFILRVLLQSVNKIVSRDELMRKLWDDERFVNDNTLSVNVNRLRIKLEEIGLVDVIITKKGLGYLAITKEG